CGGCGATCCCGCCGGCTTCTCCGCACCGCCCTGACGCACCACGCGCTCGAGCATCTTCTCGAGGTCCGCCACGCGCACGCTCACCGTCACCACGCCCCGGAACACCTCGCCCAGATAAAACGGCGTCGAGTAGCTGATGACCTGCTGATTGTCCAGAAAGCCCGCGACATACGGCTCGGTCCACATCGCATGTTGATCCGCCTTGACCTTCGCGTACCAGGCGTAGTCGGCGGTGGTGTAGTCGAACGCTTTGCCGAGGTCCACCATCTTGAGCACGCCCGGCGAGCGGATCATCAAGGGGGCCATGAGCTGTTTCTGATCCCCGACCATCTCCGGGTCGAACGCGATCGAGCTGGCGTAGATGAGCGGGTTCTGCCGCAGGTGCGTGCGGAGGAGCGAATGAAGCTGGACCGGCTGGATGTTGGGCCGGGCGGTGAGGAACTCGGCGGTCGAATCGGCAAGCTGCATGACCGCTTCGAGGCGGGTGTTCATGCGCGTGGCGGCGTTGGTGGCGGCCTCGCCGACGAGCGAGCGCATCTGCCGCATGACCGACTGGCGCGCCCAGTAGTAGTCCCCGGCGAGCAGGATGGCGTACATCAGCAGCAGCGGCATGCTGATGTACAGAATCAGTTTGGAACGGATCGTCAATCGCATCAGTTCGGGATTCACTCAACCAGCGGGTAAGGCGATATTGTAGGCCCAACGCACCCGACCCACAGACTTATACACAGACCATGCACACCCAACCATAACCTGCTTCATTGACAACGGTTGCACCGATCGACCGCGTTGGATGCCGCCCGCGGTCGGCTCACTGGCCCAATCCGGGGCGTTGGAGTTGGACGATCCAGTCGGGCGTCTGTTCCACATATTCGCGCAAACGCCGCCCAGCGATGAAGTAACTGCGGGCGCAGAGGCCCTGAAACACCACGCTCAGCACGATGACCAGCGTGTAGACAAGCACGAGGATCGAGCGGACCGTCGGCTCGTAATCCTTCATGAGATTGTCGACGCTGGCATCCCCGCTGGAGGGCATCGGGGCGAAATACGCCTGATAGATCGACCAGAGGCAATAGATCGTGATCAGGCCGAGGAAGACAAGCTGGTTGGCGCCGAGTGTTCGCCCGGCCCGGACGTCGAGGTTCTGAAACATAGTGCGGCCGCGAAATTCCGTGAAGGCCACATAGCTTAGCGCGATGGTGATGAGCACGTTGGTCAGGTCCGGCCCGAAGGCGAGACCGACCGCACAGCAGGCGGCGATGATGGCGGTCGTGTAGCCGTTGAAATTCGCGAGCTTGACGGCCCCCTTGATCTTGCGAAGGCGTGCGGCGGCCTCGGCGATCTGCTCCTTGTGCTCCGCCGAGAGCGGGCCGCCGGCGGCGGGGGAGGATGGAGGTGCATCGCTCATTCGTTCTTTATCGACCACACGCCCCGCGAGCTTGCCGAATTCTCACGAACCTTCACGCATCGCTCACCATCGTGTCGCGCCCCGCACATATGGGGCCCTTACGATCCGCCTCGTGATGACCCTCTGCCGATCGAACGTCAAGCGAAGCCGCTGAGTCTGCTGAGAAGGGCGAAAACACCTCCGTGACGAAGGGATGAAAGAGAAAGCCCCGCCCCCATCCGGCGGGGTTTTCGATTTCTTGGGCCCCCGCCCTTGAGGGCGGGGCTGGGGGCGGGTGAATCGCATCAGTTGGCGCGGGTTTGGATTCGATGTGGACACGGCGCTGGGCTGATTTGATTCACCCCCTCCCAACCCTCCCCCTCAAGAGGGAGAGCTAAATTACTTGTGACCCCCTGCGCATCCGTCTATGCTCTGACCATGACGCAGCGGCGGTCGGTCATCACGGTGGGGAATTTCGACGGCGTGCATCGGGGACATGCGGCACTCATCAGCCGGGCGCGCCAGCTTGCCGATGCGGCGGGGGCGCAGGTCGTGGTCGTGTCGTTCACGCGACATCCGCTCACCGAGCTTCGCCCCGAGGCGTCGCCGCCGACATTGATGGATCGGCCCCAGCGCGAGGCGGCGCTGCGCGAAGCGGGCGCGGATGTCATCGACTGGCTCGAGCCGGATATGCGGACGGTGCTGAGTCTGACGCCGCGCGCGTTTGTCGAGAAGATGGTCAGCAAGTTCGCGCCGCAGGCATGGGTCGAAGGCGGCAACTTCCGCTTCGGCCGCAAGCGCGAGGGTGATGTGCGCTTGCTCAAGGAGTTGGGCGCGGAGATGGGGTTTGATGTGCACATCGTCGACCGCGTCGCCGCCACGCTGCGCGACAAGACCATCGTGCCCATCAGCAGTTCGCTCGTGCGCTTCCTCGTGGCCTGCGGGCGTGTGGCGGATGCACAAATCTGTCTGGGTCGGCCTTTTGTCATGCGCGGCCGCGTCATCGAAGGGGAAAAACGCGGACGCACCATCGGATTCCCCACCGCCAACATCGACACCGCCGACCGCGTCCTGCCCGCCGACGGCGTCTACGGCGGCACCATCGATCTCGACGGCCGAAC
The nucleotide sequence above comes from Planctomycetota bacterium. Encoded proteins:
- the ribF gene encoding riboflavin biosynthesis protein RibF, whose amino-acid sequence is MTQRRSVITVGNFDGVHRGHAALISRARQLADAAGAQVVVVSFTRHPLTELRPEASPPTLMDRPQREAALREAGADVIDWLEPDMRTVLSLTPRAFVEKMVSKFAPQAWVEGGNFRFGRKREGDVRLLKELGAEMGFDVHIVDRVAATLRDKTIVPISSSLVRFLVACGRVADAQICLGRPFVMRGRVIEGEKRGRTIGFPTANIDTADRVLPADGVYGGTIDLDGRTFPVAISVGVKPTFGKRDRAFEVYIMGDVGDLYDRVLEIRVLRFLRDQAVFTSVEPLVEQMQRDVRSVQAMYDANLLCASELAVGKI